The Cylindrospermopsis curvispora GIHE-G1 genome contains a region encoding:
- a CDS encoding Uma2 family endonuclease, whose amino-acid sequence MVRQVPPKTQLGVIKSNKNQLGETIVPEIVYPESDGEPMADNTRQFTWIVKIKENLEILFKSNADVFVAGDLFWYPVEGSNKIKLAPDTMVVFGRPKGHRGSYRQWEEDNIPPQVVFEILSPGNSQDEMDKKKLFYLKHGVEEYYVYDPDRISLEVSIRENNSFKEIKDFSVWTSPRMNVRFDMTGDELVIYYPDGGRFLSPVELSNYAEQENQRAERERFLKEQETQRAEQERLLKEQERFLKEQETQRAEQERLLKEQEKFLKEQEQLKYQTLLAQLKAKGIDISTLE is encoded by the coding sequence ATGGTGAGGCAAGTTCCACCAAAAACTCAACTGGGGGTGATAAAATCCAATAAAAATCAGCTTGGGGAGACAATCGTCCCTGAAATTGTCTACCCAGAAAGTGATGGTGAACCCATGGCGGATAATACTAGGCAATTCACATGGATTGTCAAAATCAAGGAGAATTTAGAAATACTATTTAAGTCTAATGCGGATGTGTTTGTAGCCGGGGACTTGTTTTGGTATCCAGTAGAGGGTAGCAACAAAATTAAACTAGCTCCCGATACCATGGTGGTGTTTGGGAGACCCAAGGGACACCGGGGGTCTTATCGACAGTGGGAGGAGGATAATATTCCTCCCCAGGTGGTGTTTGAAATTTTATCTCCTGGTAATAGTCAAGATGAAATGGACAAAAAAAAGCTGTTTTATCTGAAACATGGAGTAGAAGAGTATTATGTGTATGACCCAGATAGAATTAGTCTAGAAGTATCTATTAGGGAAAATAATTCATTTAAAGAGATTAAGGATTTTAGTGTTTGGACTAGTCCAAGAATGAATGTACGGTTTGATATGACGGGAGATGAATTAGTCATCTACTATCCAGATGGTGGTAGGTTTCTTAGTCCTGTAGAGTTGAGCAATTATGCAGAACAAGAAAATCAACGTGCAGAACGGGAAAGATTTCTGAAAGAGCAGGAAACTCAGCGTGCAGAACAAGAAAGACTGCTTAAAGAACAAGAAAGATTTCTGAAAGAGCAGGAAACTCAGCGTGCAGAACAGGAAAGACTGCTTAAAGAACAGGAAAAATTTCTGAAAGAGCAGGAACAACTAAAGTATCAAACCTTACTAGCACAATTAAAAGCTAAGGGTATTGATATCAGCACACTCGAATAA
- a CDS encoding Uma2 family endonuclease, with the protein MVRQVPPKTQLGVVKSNKNQLGETIASEIVYPESDGEPMADNTRQFTWIVKIKENLEILFKSNADVFVAGDLFWYPVKGSNKIKLAPDTMVVFGRPKGHRGSYRQWEEDNIPPQVVFEILSPGNSQDEMDKKKLFYLKHGVEEYYVYDPDRISLEVSIRENNSFKEIKDFSVWTSPRLNVQFDMMGDELVIYYPDGGRFLSPVELSNYAEQENQRAERERLLKEQETQRAEQERLLKEQERFLKEQETQRAEQERLLKEQEQLKYQTLLAQLKAKGIDISTLE; encoded by the coding sequence ATGGTGAGGCAAGTTCCACCAAAAACTCAACTGGGGGTGGTAAAATCCAATAAAAATCAGCTTGGGGAGACGATCGCGTCTGAAATTGTCTACCCGGAAAGTGATGGTGAACCCATGGCGGATAATACTAGGCAATTCACATGGATTGTCAAAATCAAGGAGAATTTAGAAATACTATTTAAGTCTAATGCGGATGTGTTTGTAGCCGGGGACTTATTTTGGTATCCAGTGAAGGGTAGTAACAAAATTAAACTAGCTCCCGATACCATGGTGGTGTTTGGGAGACCCAAGGGACACCGGGGGTCTTATCGACAGTGGGAGGAGGATAATATTCCTCCCCAGGTGGTGTTTGAAATTTTATCTCCTGGTAATAGTCAAGATGAAATGGACAAAAAAAAGCTGTTTTATCTGAAACATGGAGTAGAAGAGTATTATGTGTATGACCCAGATAGAATTAGTCTAGAAGTATCTATTAGGGAAAATAATTCATTTAAAGAGATTAAGGATTTTAGTGTTTGGACTAGTCCAAGACTGAATGTACAGTTTGATATGATGGGAGATGAATTAGTCATCTATTATCCAGATGGCGGTAGGTTTCTTAGTCCTGTAGAGTTGAGCAATTATGCAGAACAAGAAAATCAACGTGCAGAACGGGAAAGACTGCTTAAAGAGCAGGAAACTCAGCGTGCAGAACAAGAAAGACTGCTTAAAGAACAAGAAAGATTTCTGAAAGAGCAGGAAACTCAGCGTGCAGAACAGGAAAGACTGCTTAAAGAGCAGGAACAACTAAAGTATCAAACCTTACTAGCACAATTAAAAGCTAAGGGTATTGATATCAGCACACTCGAATAA
- a CDS encoding Uma2 family endonuclease, with protein sequence MVRQVPPKTQLGVVKSNKNQLGETIASEIVYPESDGEPMADNTRQFTWIVKIKENLEILFKSNGDVFVAGDLFWYPVEGSNKIKLAPDTMVVFGRPKGHRGSYRQWEEDNIPPQVVFEILSPGNSQDEIDKKKLFYLKHGVEEYYVYDPDRISLEVSIRENNSFKEIKDFSVWTSPRMNVRFDMMGDELVIYYPDGGRFLSPVELSNYAEQENQRAEREKLLKEQERFLKEQETQRAEQERLLKEQEQLKYQTLLAQLKAKGIDISTLE encoded by the coding sequence ATGGTGAGGCAAGTTCCACCAAAAACTCAACTGGGGGTGGTAAAATCCAATAAAAATCAGCTTGGGGAGACGATCGCGTCTGAAATTGTCTACCCGGAAAGTGATGGTGAACCCATGGCGGATAATACTAGGCAATTCACATGGATTGTCAAAATCAAGGAGAATTTAGAAATACTATTTAAGTCTAATGGGGATGTGTTTGTGGCTGGGGACTTGTTTTGGTATCCAGTAGAGGGTAGCAACAAAATTAAACTAGCTCCCGATACCATGGTGGTGTTTGGGAGACCCAAGGGACACCGGGGGTCTTATCGACAGTGGGAGGAGGATAATATTCCTCCCCAGGTGGTGTTTGAAATTTTATCTCCTGGTAATAGTCAAGATGAAATAGACAAAAAAAAGCTGTTTTATCTGAAACATGGAGTAGAAGAGTATTATGTGTATGACCCAGATAGAATTAGCCTAGAAGTATCTATTAGGGAAAATAATTCATTTAAAGAGATTAAGGATTTTAGTGTTTGGACTAGTCCAAGAATGAATGTACGGTTTGATATGATGGGAGATGAATTAGTCATCTACTATCCAGATGGCGGTAGGTTTCTTAGTCCTGTAGAGTTGAGCAATTATGCAGAACAAGAAAATCAACGTGCAGAACGGGAAAAACTGCTTAAAGAACAAGAAAGATTTCTGAAAGAGCAGGAAACTCAACGTGCAGAACAGGAAAGACTGCTTAAAGAACAGGAACAACTAAAGTATCAAACCTTACTAGCACAATTAAAAGCTAAGGGTATTGATATCAGCACACTCGAATAA
- a CDS encoding Uma2 family endonuclease — protein MVRQVPPKTQLGVVKSNKNQLGETIASEIVYPESDGEPMADNTRQFTWIVKIKENLEILFKSNADVFVAGDLFWYPVEGSNKIKLAPDTMVVFGRPKGHRGSYRQWEEDNIPPQVVFEILSPGNSQDEMDKKKLFYLKHGVEEYYVYDPDRISLEVSIRENNSFKEIKGFSVWTSPRLNVRFDMMGDELVIYYPDGGRFLSPVELSNYAEQENQRAEREKLLKEQERFLKEQETQRAEQERLLKEQEQLKYQTLLAQLKAKGIDISTLE, from the coding sequence ATGGTGAGGCAAGTTCCACCAAAAACTCAACTGGGGGTGGTAAAATCCAATAAAAATCAGCTTGGGGAGACGATCGCGTCTGAAATTGTCTACCCAGAAAGTGATGGTGAACCCATGGCGGATAATACTAGGCAATTCACATGGATTGTCAAAATCAAGGAGAATTTAGAAATACTATTTAAGTCTAATGCGGATGTGTTTGTGGCTGGGGACTTATTTTGGTATCCAGTGGAGGGTAGCAACAAAATTAAACTAGCTCCCGATACCATGGTGGTGTTTGGGAGACCCAAGGGACACCGGGGGTCTTATCGACAGTGGGAGGAGGATAATATTCCTCCCCAGGTGGTGTTTGAAATTTTATCTCCTGGTAATAGTCAAGATGAAATGGACAAAAAAAAGCTGTTTTATCTGAAACATGGAGTAGAAGAGTATTATGTGTATGACCCAGATAGAATTAGTCTAGAAGTATCTATTAGGGAAAATAATTCATTTAAAGAGATTAAGGGTTTTAGTGTTTGGACTAGTCCAAGACTGAATGTACGGTTTGATATGATGGGAGATGAATTAGTCATCTACTATCCAGATGGCGGTAGGTTTCTTAGTCCTGTAGAGTTGAGCAATTATGCAGAACAAGAAAATCAACGTGCAGAACGGGAAAAACTGCTTAAAGAACAAGAAAGATTTCTGAAAGAGCAGGAAACTCAACGTGCAGAACAGGAAAGACTGCTTAAAGAACAGGAACAACTAAAGTATCAAACCTTACTAGCACAATTAAAAGCTAAGGGTATTGATATCAGCACACTCGAATAA
- a CDS encoding type II toxin-antitoxin system HicA family toxin, producing the protein MPKKIRELKAMLLKAGFIQRTGKGSHTIWIHEKMPDMPITIAGKDGDDAKIYLVRETS; encoded by the coding sequence ATGCCTAAAAAAATTCGAGAACTAAAGGCAATGTTGTTAAAAGCCGGGTTTATCCAACGGACTGGTAAAGGTAGTCACACAATCTGGATTCACGAAAAAATGCCAGATATGCCAATAACAATTGCAGGTAAGGATGGTGACGATGCTAAAATCTATTTAGTTAGAGAAACAAGTTAA
- a CDS encoding type II toxin-antitoxin system HicB family antitoxin: MNSHYSMIIFWSQEDNCYVVHLPDFPFQDIHTHGNTYEEAAKHGQQVIDSYLQLYQENNQPLPQPKNLLKYIQVA, translated from the coding sequence ATGAATTCACATTACAGTATGATTATTTTCTGGTCTCAAGAGGATAACTGCTATGTAGTCCACCTCCCTGACTTCCCTTTTCAAGACATCCACACCCACGGGAATACTTATGAGGAAGCAGCCAAACATGGTCAGCAAGTGATTGACAGTTATCTTCAGCTTTATCAAGAAAATAACCAACCTCTACCCCAGCCTAAAAACCTCTTGAAATATATTCAGGTAGCATAA
- a CDS encoding Uma2 family endonuclease, giving the protein MVRQVPPKTQLGVVKSNKNQLGETIASEIVYPESDGEPMADNTRQFTWIVKIKENLEILFKSNADVFVAGDLFWYPVEGSNKIKLAPDTMVVFGRPKGHRGSYRQWEEDNIPPQVVFEILSPGNSQDEMDKKKLFYLKHGVEEYYVYDPDRISLEVSIRENNSFKEIKDFSVWTSPRLNVRFDMTGDELLIYYPDGGRFLSPVELSNYAEQENQRAERERLLKEQETQRAEREKLLKEQETQRAEREKLLKEQERFLKEQETQRAEQERLLKEQEKFLKEQEQLKYQTLLAQLKAKGIDISTLE; this is encoded by the coding sequence ATGGTGAGGCAAGTTCCACCAAAAACTCAACTGGGGGTGGTAAAATCCAATAAAAATCAGCTTGGGGAGACGATCGCGTCTGAAATTGTCTACCCAGAAAGTGATGGTGAACCCATGGCGGATAATACTAGGCAATTCACATGGATTGTCAAAATCAAGGAGAATTTAGAAATACTATTTAAGTCTAATGCGGATGTGTTTGTAGCTGGGGACTTGTTTTGGTATCCAGTAGAGGGTAGTAACAAAATTAAACTAGCTCCCGATACCATGGTGGTGTTTGGGAGACCCAAGGGACACCGGGGGTCTTATCGACAGTGGGAGGAGGATAATATTCCTCCCCAGGTGGTGTTTGAAATTTTATCTCCTGGTAATAGTCAAGATGAAATGGACAAAAAAAAGCTGTTTTATCTGAAACATGGAGTAGAAGAGTATTATGTGTATGACCCAGATAGAATTAGTCTAGAAGTATCTATTAGGGAAAATAATTCATTTAAAGAGATTAAGGATTTTAGTGTTTGGACTAGTCCAAGACTGAATGTACGGTTTGATATGACGGGAGATGAATTACTCATCTACTATCCAGATGGCGGTAGGTTTCTTAGTCCTGTAGAGTTGAGCAATTATGCAGAACAAGAAAATCAACGTGCAGAACGGGAAAGACTGCTTAAAGAGCAGGAAACTCAGCGTGCAGAACGGGAAAAACTGCTTAAAGAGCAGGAAACTCAACGTGCAGAACGGGAAAAACTGCTTAAAGAACAAGAAAGATTTCTGAAAGAGCAGGAAACTCAACGTGCAGAACAGGAAAGACTGCTTAAAGAACAGGAAAAATTTCTGAAAGAGCAGGAACAACTAAAGTATCAAACCCTACTAGCACAATTAAAAGCTAAGGGTATTGATATCAGCACACTCGAATAA
- a CDS encoding Uma2 family endonuclease has product MVRQVPPKTQLGVVKSNKNQLGETIAPEIVYPESDGEPMADNTRQFTWIVKIKENLEILFKSNADVFVAGDLFWYPVEGSNKIKLAPDTMVVFGRPKGHRGSYRQWEEDNIPPQVVFEILSPGNSQDEMDKKKLFYLQHGVEEYYVYDPDRISLEVSIRENNSFKEIKDFSVWTSPRLNVRFDMTGDELVIYYPDGGRFLSPVELSNYAEQENQRAERERLLKEQERFLKEQETQRAEQERLLKEQERFLKEQETQRAEQERLLKEQEKFLKEQEQLKYQTLLAQLKAKGIDISTLE; this is encoded by the coding sequence ATGGTGAGGCAAGTTCCACCAAAAACTCAACTGGGGGTGGTAAAATCCAATAAAAATCAGCTTGGGGAGACGATCGCGCCTGAAATTGTCTACCCAGAAAGTGATGGTGAACCCATGGCGGATAATACTAGGCAATTCACATGGATTGTCAAAATCAAGGAGAATTTAGAAATACTATTTAAGTCTAATGCGGATGTGTTTGTGGCTGGGGACTTATTTTGGTATCCAGTGGAGGGTAGCAACAAAATTAAACTAGCTCCCGATACCATGGTGGTGTTTGGGAGACCCAAGGGACACCGGGGGTCTTATCGACAGTGGGAGGAGGATAATATTCCTCCCCAGGTGGTGTTTGAAATTTTATCTCCTGGTAATAGTCAAGATGAAATGGACAAAAAAAAGCTGTTTTATCTGCAACATGGAGTAGAAGAGTATTATGTGTATGACCCAGATAGAATTAGTCTAGAAGTATCTATTAGGGAAAATAATTCATTTAAAGAGATTAAGGATTTTAGTGTTTGGACTAGTCCAAGACTGAATGTACGGTTTGATATGACGGGAGATGAATTAGTCATCTACTATCCAGATGGCGGTAGGTTTCTTAGTCCTGTAGAGTTGAGCAATTATGCAGAACAAGAAAATCAACGTGCAGAACGGGAAAGACTGCTTAAAGAACAAGAAAGATTTCTGAAAGAGCAGGAAACTCAGCGTGCAGAACAAGAAAGACTGCTTAAAGAACAAGAAAGATTTCTGAAAGAGCAGGAAACTCAGCGTGCAGAACAGGAAAGACTGCTTAAAGAACAGGAAAAATTTCTGAAAGAGCAGGAACAACTAAAGTATCAAACCTTACTAGCACAATTAAAAGCTAAGGGTATTGATATCAGCACACTCGAATAA
- a CDS encoding Rpn family recombination-promoting nuclease/putative transposase, giving the protein MFLYLKQYEVSRPWQGLLILPSQSYNAGAELPSLN; this is encoded by the coding sequence ATTTTTCTCTACTTAAAACAGTACGAAGTAAGTCGTCCGTGGCAAGGGTTGCTGATTTTGCCCAGTCAGAGTTATAATGCGGGTGCGGAGTTACCTTCCTTAAATTAG
- a CDS encoding Uma2 family endonuclease, producing MVRQVPPKTQLGVVKSNKNQLGETIAPEIVYPESDGEPMADNTRQFTWIVKIKENLEILFKSNGDVFVAGDLFWYPVEGSNKIKLAPDTMVVFGRPKGHRGSYRQWEEDNIPPQVVFEILSPGNSQDEMDKKKLFYLKHGVEEYYVYDPDRISLEVSIRENNSFKEIKDFSVWTSPRMNVRFDMTGDELVIYYPDGGRFLSPVELSNYAEQENQRAERERLLKEQERFLKEQETQRAEQERLLKEQERFLKEQETQRAEQERLLKEQERFLKEQETQRAEQERLLKEQEQLKYQTLLAQLKAKGIDISTLE from the coding sequence ATGGTGAGGCAAGTTCCACCAAAAACTCAACTGGGGGTGGTAAAATCCAATAAAAATCAGCTTGGGGAGACGATCGCGCCTGAAATTGTCTACCCAGAAAGTGATGGTGAACCCATGGCGGATAATACTAGGCAATTCACATGGATTGTCAAAATCAAGGAGAATTTAGAAATACTATTTAAGTCTAATGGGGATGTGTTTGTAGCCGGGGACTTGTTTTGGTATCCAGTAGAGGGTAGCAACAAAATTAAACTAGCTCCCGATACCATGGTGGTGTTTGGGAGACCCAAGGGACACCGGGGGTCTTATCGACAGTGGGAGGAGGATAATATTCCTCCCCAGGTGGTGTTTGAAATTTTATCTCCTGGTAATAGTCAAGATGAAATGGACAAAAAAAAGCTGTTTTATCTGAAACATGGAGTAGAAGAGTATTATGTGTATGACCCAGATAGAATTAGTCTAGAAGTATCTATTAGGGAAAATAATTCATTTAAAGAGATTAAGGATTTTAGTGTTTGGACTAGTCCAAGAATGAATGTACGGTTTGATATGACGGGAGATGAATTAGTCATCTACTATCCAGATGGTGGTAGGTTTCTTAGTCCTGTAGAGTTGAGCAATTATGCAGAACAAGAAAATCAACGTGCAGAACGGGAAAGACTGCTTAAAGAACAAGAAAGATTTCTGAAAGAGCAAGAAACTCAGCGTGCAGAACAAGAAAGACTGCTTAAAGAACAAGAAAGATTTCTGAAAGAGCAGGAAACTCAGCGTGCAGAACAGGAAAGACTGCTTAAAGAACAAGAAAGATTTCTGAAAGAGCAGGAAACTCAACGTGCAGAACAAGAAAGACTGCTTAAAGAGCAGGAACAACTAAAGTATCAAACCTTACTAGCACAATTAAAAGCTAAGGGTATTGATATCAGCACACTCGAATAA
- a CDS encoding HARBI1 family protein, with protein sequence MPPSLLEQVKKNSSDYEVVKEILTEFELIVDSYEQPIDRPGEYQEQKKYYSGKKACHTRKSQLIVLPNGKDIVDVVAGKPGPKSDVNLFRETRNIFDKKQKFSGDKAYQGEELMKTPTKKPKNQELTSEQKEKNKELASERIFVEHLIRVVKIFRVAQERFRLNSSKYEQVIMTICGLVRFRMGTYLF encoded by the coding sequence TTGCCACCAAGTTTGCTAGAACAGGTAAAAAAAAACTCCAGTGATTACGAAGTCGTTAAAGAAATATTAACAGAATTTGAGTTAATAGTGGATAGCTATGAACAGCCTATAGACAGACCTGGAGAGTACCAAGAACAAAAAAAATATTATTCAGGTAAAAAAGCCTGTCATACTAGAAAAAGTCAACTAATCGTTTTACCAAATGGTAAAGATATTGTTGATGTAGTAGCGGGTAAACCTGGTCCAAAAAGTGATGTAAATTTATTCCGTGAAACCAGAAATATATTTGATAAAAAACAAAAATTTAGTGGTGATAAAGCTTATCAAGGAGAGGAGTTAATGAAAACTCCGACAAAAAAACCTAAAAACCAAGAATTAACGTCTGAACAAAAAGAAAAAAATAAAGAGTTAGCTTCCGAACGAATTTTTGTTGAACATTTAATTCGTGTAGTGAAAATATTCAGAGTGGCACAAGAAAGATTTCGATTAAATTCAAGTAAGTATGAACAGGTAATCATGACTATTTGTGGACTTGTTCGTTTCCGAATGGGAACCTACTTATTTTAG
- a CDS encoding oligosaccharide flippase family protein, which yields MAIILLLLATNRATQIFRYNLAMWLMTIRGILFTRGDRIVVGSVLGPESLAIYAIVSDVASGINFLVAQPIQPFLPVVSRLALLPVAEADPKWLPHRKLT from the coding sequence GTGGCAATAATTCTCCTATTATTGGCAACCAATAGAGCTACCCAAATTTTTCGCTACAATTTAGCAATGTGGTTAATGACGATTAGAGGAATCTTATTTACACGTGGTGATAGAATTGTTGTGGGTTCGGTCTTAGGTCCAGAGTCTCTGGCCATTTATGCCATAGTAAGTGATGTTGCATCTGGAATAAATTTCCTTGTAGCGCAGCCAATTCAACCATTTTTACCTGTGGTTAGTCGCCTTGCACTATTACCTGTGGCTGAAGCTGATCCAAAATGGTTACCGCATCGGAAACTTACCTGA
- a CDS encoding sugar transferase, giving the protein MLEVKLENPRLKINASRVSKILRLIAPIILTADLFGLVISLALTSYLRLGHVQLILNPTTWAFVLLILTGMYLLDTYHPNKQIAGMRAGARVIISNSTTALLCSLLIYLANSWQKDLSLDPITFLISLVAFTIWAINIRLLAAQWERSHVQNSYWLMLGAGDRSMKFADIFSQTKHSGQLIVLTENPHIPKLNGMDPPLILDKLDNLPNWADQKWSGVVVGDGIDISDNLHQTLMKLRLQGIPVYRLPDACEELCWKISPSLLEDHWFAFSSGFNLVSGSLRIRVKRVIDIILATLLLVTLFPIMVVVGILIKLESPGPIFYSQIRTGLHGKPFRVYKFRSMYRDAEKRGAQWASERDPRITTVGYWLRILRIDELPQILNVLRGEMSLIGPRPERPEFDIKLKEAIPYYELRYLVKPGITGWAQVLYPYGASLEDSYEKLAYDLYYIKNYSLWLDFAIIFKTIRVVFLGKGR; this is encoded by the coding sequence ATGCTAGAAGTAAAACTTGAAAATCCCAGATTAAAAATCAATGCTTCCAGAGTCAGCAAAATCTTGCGCTTAATCGCCCCAATTATCTTGACCGCTGACCTCTTTGGACTAGTTATTTCCCTAGCACTAACATCCTATTTAAGGCTTGGACACGTACAACTCATACTCAACCCAACCACATGGGCATTTGTCTTACTAATTCTTACAGGGATGTACTTACTAGATACATACCATCCCAATAAGCAAATTGCCGGAATGCGAGCTGGGGCCAGGGTCATCATTAGCAACTCTACCACTGCTCTCCTCTGCTCACTGTTAATTTATCTCGCCAACTCCTGGCAAAAAGATTTATCCTTAGACCCAATAACATTTCTAATTAGCTTAGTCGCTTTTACAATCTGGGCTATCAATATCCGACTATTGGCAGCTCAGTGGGAGCGATCGCACGTACAAAATTCCTATTGGCTAATGCTGGGCGCTGGGGATAGGTCTATGAAATTTGCCGACATTTTCTCCCAGACCAAGCATAGTGGACAATTGATAGTCCTAACGGAAAATCCCCATATACCTAAGCTCAATGGCATGGACCCTCCACTCATCTTAGACAAACTAGATAATCTGCCCAATTGGGCTGACCAAAAGTGGTCTGGAGTAGTTGTGGGAGATGGCATAGATATATCTGATAACTTACATCAGACATTGATGAAACTTCGCCTACAGGGCATTCCAGTGTATAGACTGCCTGATGCTTGTGAAGAACTATGTTGGAAAATCTCCCCCTCTTTGCTAGAAGATCATTGGTTCGCCTTCAGTAGTGGGTTCAATTTGGTCTCCGGTAGTCTGAGAATTAGGGTTAAACGTGTCATCGATATTATCCTAGCTACTCTATTACTAGTAACACTGTTTCCAATTATGGTAGTGGTGGGAATCTTGATTAAATTGGAGAGTCCCGGACCCATTTTCTATAGCCAGATCCGCACAGGACTCCATGGCAAACCATTTCGAGTGTACAAATTCCGCTCCATGTATCGGGATGCGGAAAAAAGAGGGGCTCAATGGGCAAGTGAACGGGATCCACGGATCACCACGGTTGGTTACTGGCTGAGGATATTACGCATTGACGAACTACCACAGATTTTGAATGTGTTACGAGGGGAAATGAGTCTGATTGGTCCCCGTCCAGAAAGACCAGAATTTGATATCAAGCTGAAAGAGGCCATTCCTTACTACGAATTGCGTTATCTGGTCAAACCGGGAATTACTGGTTGGGCTCAGGTTCTCTATCCTTATGGAGCTTCCTTGGAGGATTCCTATGAAAAACTGGCTTATGACCTCTACTACATCAAAAATTATTCTCTATGGTTAGACTTTGCTATCATTTTCAAAACCATCAGAGTGGTCTTTTTAGGTAAAGGTAGATGA
- the galE gene encoding UDP-glucose 4-epimerase GalE: MNKKVLVTGGAGYIGSHVVLQLAESGYDIVVYDNCSTGTPDSVLHGELVIGDLSDIDRLYQIFSQHRFSAVLHFAASLVVPESVAHPLDYYTNNTRNTLNLLRCCSVMGVNQFVFSSTAAVYGQPQENPVTEDSPTLPMNPYGRSKLMSEWIIQDHGLASDFRYVILRYFNVAGADSRGRLGSNSPHANHLIANACNVALKRQPELKIFGVDFPTVDGTGVRDYIHVEDLASAHVDALKYLENNGTSQILNCGYGKGYSVLQVVERIRAISGMDIPITIASRRPGDPACVTAHAQKIKQVLNWEPKYDNLDDIISTTLDWEKSKATR, translated from the coding sequence ATGAATAAAAAGGTTTTAGTGACTGGGGGTGCAGGCTATATTGGCTCCCATGTGGTGCTTCAGTTAGCTGAATCGGGATATGATATAGTAGTATATGATAATTGCTCCACTGGTACGCCTGATTCCGTACTTCATGGGGAGCTAGTTATTGGTGATTTATCAGATATAGACCGACTTTACCAAATATTTAGCCAGCACAGATTTAGTGCGGTATTACATTTTGCAGCTAGTTTAGTGGTCCCAGAGTCTGTAGCCCATCCCCTAGACTACTATACTAACAACACCCGTAACACACTCAACCTGCTACGGTGCTGTAGTGTGATGGGAGTCAACCAGTTTGTTTTTTCCAGCACAGCTGCAGTTTATGGTCAACCCCAGGAAAATCCTGTAACAGAAGATAGTCCCACCTTACCCATGAATCCTTACGGTCGTTCCAAGCTGATGAGCGAGTGGATAATTCAGGATCATGGATTGGCATCTGATTTTCGCTACGTAATTTTACGGTACTTTAATGTTGCTGGAGCCGATTCCCGGGGGAGACTTGGTTCCAACTCACCCCATGCCAACCACCTAATTGCCAATGCTTGTAATGTGGCACTGAAACGCCAACCGGAACTCAAGATTTTCGGTGTGGATTTTCCCACTGTGGATGGTACGGGAGTGCGTGATTATATTCATGTAGAAGATTTAGCTTCAGCCCATGTGGATGCCTTGAAGTATTTGGAGAATAATGGAACGTCCCAAATTTTAAACTGTGGGTACGGTAAAGGTTATAGTGTGTTGCAAGTAGTAGAAAGAATCAGAGCTATTTCTGGGATGGATATTCCCATAACCATAGCCAGTCGTCGTCCGGGGGATCCAGCTTGTGTGACTGCTCATGCACAGAAGATTAAGCAAGTTCTCAATTGGGAACCTAAGTATGATAACCTGGATGATATAATATCTACCACTCTGGATTGGGAAAAAAGTAAAGCCACCAGGTAG